In Prosthecomicrobium sp. N25, one DNA window encodes the following:
- a CDS encoding AEC family transporter, with the protein MNEVLSLALPFFGLIFIGFGCGKVNKIPPEGLAWLNFFIIYVSLPALFFQLLSKTPIEQLANWGYVAATSFATYSALTFGFLIGILMTGRIREATIVAVGSAYSNIGYMGPGLTLAALGPEATVPTALIFCFDTVVLFVLIPLFMAFGGSDRESVGAMALRILKGIFLHPFVISTIVGVGAAAIGFRPPAFIDKILSYLMQASAPCALFALGVTVAQRPLRQVPIELAPVLLIKLVLHPLFVWLLLGWIGGFDPVWVMTATLMASLPPALNVFVIARQYDVYVERASSTVLIGTVLSVFTVTMVLYLITHGLLPTAPFGR; encoded by the coding sequence ATGAACGAGGTCCTCTCCCTCGCGCTGCCCTTCTTCGGCCTGATCTTCATCGGCTTCGGCTGCGGCAAGGTGAACAAGATCCCGCCCGAGGGGCTGGCGTGGCTCAACTTCTTCATCATTTATGTTTCGCTGCCCGCCCTGTTCTTCCAGCTCCTGTCCAAGACTCCGATCGAACAGCTCGCCAACTGGGGCTATGTCGCGGCGACCAGCTTCGCCACCTATTCGGCCCTGACCTTCGGTTTCCTGATCGGAATCCTGATGACGGGCCGGATCCGGGAAGCGACCATCGTGGCGGTGGGATCGGCCTATTCGAACATCGGCTACATGGGCCCCGGCCTCACCCTGGCCGCGCTCGGACCCGAGGCGACGGTCCCCACCGCGCTGATCTTTTGCTTCGATACGGTGGTTCTCTTCGTCCTGATCCCGCTCTTCATGGCCTTCGGCGGCTCCGATCGCGAATCCGTCGGCGCCATGGCGCTGCGCATCCTCAAGGGGATCTTCCTGCACCCCTTCGTCATCTCTACGATCGTCGGCGTGGGCGCCGCCGCGATCGGGTTCCGGCCGCCCGCCTTCATCGACAAGATCCTCTCCTACCTGATGCAGGCCTCCGCGCCCTGCGCGCTCTTCGCCCTCGGCGTGACGGTCGCCCAGCGCCCCCTCCGGCAGGTGCCGATCGAGCTGGCGCCGGTGCTGCTGATCAAGCTGGTCCTGCACCCGCTCTTCGTCTGGCTGCTCCTCGGCTGGATCGGCGGCTTCGACCCGGTCTGGGTCATGACCGCGACCCTCATGGCGAGCCTGCCCCCTGCCCTGAACGTCTTCGTCATCGCCCGGCAATACGACGTCTACGTCGAGCGTGCCTCCTCGACGGTCCTGATCGGGACGGTACTGTCGGTCTTCACGGTGACCATGGTGCTCTACCTCATCACCCACGGCCTCCTGCCGACCGCCCCTTTCGGGCGGTGA
- a CDS encoding CaiB/BaiF CoA transferase family protein, producing MPNADSRPLLGVTVLDLTTLLPGPLATLMLAEAGARVVKIERPGGEDMRRFHPLRGEGEAAVSVPYALLNRGKEILEIDLKDPAGRARIADLVRSADVLVEQFRPGVMERLGLGYPALSALNPGLVYASISGYGQTGPRAAEAGHDLNYQALTGILDLSRGPLDRPTLPAAQVADIAGGTLPAVINILLALIRRTRTGQGAHLDIAMADGMFMFGVFGLADGLGGAGWPRSGEGLLTGSLPRYALYATADDRLVAVGALEEKFWQAFAEAIGLPQDLRDDRATPEATRSAVASILRGRSAAAWRPVLAAADCCATVVATLEEAMADPHVAARGLFSGRVSLPGGDIPALPLPIAPVLREPVVSRR from the coding sequence TTGCCGAACGCCGACAGCCGCCCGCTCCTGGGCGTGACCGTCCTCGATCTCACGACCCTGCTGCCCGGGCCGCTCGCGACCCTGATGCTCGCCGAGGCCGGCGCGCGCGTCGTCAAGATCGAGCGGCCGGGCGGGGAGGACATGCGCCGCTTCCACCCCCTGCGCGGCGAGGGCGAGGCGGCCGTCTCGGTCCCCTATGCGCTCCTCAACCGGGGCAAGGAGATCCTCGAGATCGACCTCAAGGATCCCGCCGGCCGGGCGCGGATCGCCGATCTCGTGCGCTCGGCGGACGTGCTCGTCGAGCAGTTCCGCCCGGGCGTCATGGAGCGCCTCGGCCTCGGCTACCCGGCGCTGAGCGCCCTCAACCCCGGCCTCGTCTACGCCTCCATCTCCGGCTACGGCCAGACCGGACCGCGTGCCGCCGAGGCCGGCCACGACCTGAACTACCAGGCCCTGACCGGCATCCTCGACCTGTCGCGCGGCCCCCTCGACCGGCCGACGCTGCCGGCTGCCCAGGTCGCCGACATCGCAGGCGGGACCTTGCCGGCCGTCATCAACATCCTCCTCGCCCTGATCCGGCGTACCCGGACCGGGCAGGGGGCCCATCTCGACATCGCCATGGCCGATGGGATGTTCATGTTCGGCGTGTTCGGTCTCGCCGACGGGCTCGGCGGGGCAGGATGGCCGCGCTCGGGCGAGGGCCTGCTGACCGGGAGCCTGCCGCGCTACGCCCTCTACGCGACGGCGGACGACCGGCTCGTGGCGGTTGGAGCGCTGGAGGAGAAGTTCTGGCAGGCCTTCGCGGAGGCCATCGGCCTCCCGCAGGACCTGCGCGACGACCGGGCAACCCCGGAGGCGACCCGATCCGCCGTCGCGTCGATCCTGCGCGGCCGGAGCGCCGCCGCATGGCGACCGGTCTTGGCCGCCGCCGATTGCTGCGCCACGGTCGTGGCGACCCTGGAGGAGGCGATGGCGGACCCGCATGTGGCGGCCCGCGGCCTCTTCTCCGGTCGCGTGAGCCTGCCGGGGGGCGACATCCCGGCCCTGCCGCTGCCGATCGCGCCGGTCCTGCGGGAGCCGGTCGTCAGCCGCCGCTGA
- a CDS encoding MoaD/ThiS family protein: MQALASALEVPAYAGRPVVQVRLPALLVSIFPGATRRLELQAATVDELMDALDARWPGMRDRLCDSTPAVRKHINVFVDGVRVGLDARLVHGAEVYVLTAISGG, from the coding sequence ATGCAGGCCCTCGCCTCCGCCCTCGAAGTCCCCGCCTATGCCGGCCGGCCGGTCGTGCAGGTCCGGCTCCCGGCCCTTCTCGTGTCCATATTTCCGGGCGCCACACGGCGCCTGGAGCTCCAGGCCGCGACGGTCGACGAGCTGATGGACGCACTCGACGCCCGCTGGCCGGGCATGCGCGACCGGCTGTGCGACTCGACCCCGGCCGTACGCAAGCACATCAACGTCTTCGTCGACGGGGTCCGGGTCGGCCTGGACGCCCGGCTGGTGCACGGGGCCGAGGTCTACGTGCTGACCGCGATCAGCGGCGGCTGA
- a CDS encoding WD40/YVTN/BNR-like repeat-containing protein: MNDEVMILLGTKKGAFILSSDGRRGDWELSGPHCDTWPMNHVVADPATGTIYAAGGNEWFGPAVWRSADKGKTWTHSSKGLAYAAGETPVKTVWSLAAGHGRLWAGVEPAGLFVSDDDGETWSHVSGLRDHPSRPTWQPGGGGLILHSLVLHPDDPDQVWVGISSAGVFHTRDGGRTWAPQNQGVRCDYLPDDQRYPETGQCVHCLVMAPGVPNRLYQQNHCGMYRSDDGGVSWQSIEEGLPSSFGFPAAVHPRDPDRLYLVPLNGDIAGRYMPDARAAVWRTGDRGRTWEDRRAGLPQKNAFFNVLRQAMATDRMEPAGVYIGTNSGEVYASRDEGDSWSRIAEHLPVISSVETLSVRS, translated from the coding sequence ATGAACGACGAGGTGATGATCCTGCTCGGCACCAAGAAGGGTGCCTTCATCCTGTCGAGCGACGGCCGGCGGGGCGACTGGGAGCTCAGCGGCCCGCATTGCGACACCTGGCCGATGAACCACGTGGTCGCCGACCCGGCGACCGGGACGATCTACGCGGCCGGCGGCAACGAATGGTTCGGTCCCGCGGTCTGGCGGTCGGCCGACAAGGGCAAGACCTGGACGCACTCCAGCAAGGGCCTCGCCTACGCGGCGGGCGAAACGCCGGTCAAGACGGTCTGGAGCCTGGCGGCCGGCCATGGCCGGCTGTGGGCGGGCGTGGAGCCGGCGGGGCTGTTCGTCAGCGACGACGACGGGGAGACCTGGAGCCACGTCTCCGGCCTTCGGGACCACCCGTCCCGGCCGACCTGGCAGCCGGGCGGCGGCGGGCTGATCCTGCACTCGCTGGTGCTGCACCCGGACGACCCGGACCAGGTCTGGGTCGGCATCTCGTCGGCCGGCGTGTTCCATACCCGCGACGGCGGTCGCACCTGGGCGCCGCAGAACCAGGGCGTGCGCTGCGACTACCTGCCGGACGACCAGCGCTATCCGGAGACCGGTCAGTGCGTGCATTGCCTCGTGATGGCGCCGGGCGTGCCGAACCGGCTCTACCAGCAGAACCACTGCGGCATGTACCGGAGCGACGACGGCGGGGTGAGCTGGCAGTCGATCGAGGAGGGCCTGCCGTCGAGCTTCGGCTTCCCGGCCGCCGTGCACCCGCGCGACCCGGACCGGCTCTACCTCGTCCCTCTGAACGGCGACATCGCGGGACGCTACATGCCGGATGCCCGGGCGGCCGTCTGGCGGACCGGCGATCGCGGGCGGACCTGGGAGGACCGGCGGGCCGGCCTGCCGCAGAAGAACGCCTTCTTCAACGTGCTGCGCCAGGCGATGGCGACGGACCGGATGGAGCCGGCGGGGGTCTACATCGGCACGAATTCGGGCGAGGTCTATGCGAGCCGCGACGAGGGCGACAGCTGGTCGCGTATCGCCGAGCACCTTCCCGTGATTTCCTCGGTCGAAACGTTATCGGTCCGAAGCTGA
- a CDS encoding VOC family protein, whose product MGIRPYIFFDGRCEEALDFYRTALGAEVTALMRYADNPDRSQPSMVPPGSEQKVMHAQLSVGGGEIFCSDGLCHGQPRFQGISVTLDVPTAAEADRAFAALAEGGTVQMPMAATFFSPRFGMVADRFGLGWMIIANGA is encoded by the coding sequence ATGGGCATCCGCCCCTACATCTTCTTCGACGGCCGCTGCGAGGAGGCCCTCGATTTCTACAGGACCGCCCTCGGCGCCGAGGTGACCGCGCTGATGCGCTACGCGGACAATCCGGACCGCTCCCAGCCCAGCATGGTGCCGCCCGGCTCCGAGCAGAAGGTCATGCATGCCCAACTCAGCGTCGGCGGGGGCGAGATCTTCTGTTCCGACGGCCTCTGCCACGGCCAGCCGCGGTTCCAGGGGATCTCCGTGACGCTCGACGTGCCCACGGCCGCCGAGGCCGACCGGGCCTTTGCGGCCCTCGCGGAGGGCGGGACCGTGCAGATGCCGATGGCGGCGACCTTCTTCTCGCCGCGCTTCGGCATGGTCGCCGACAGGTTCGGCCTCGGCTGGATGATCATCGCCAACGGCGCGTGA
- a CDS encoding SRPBCC family protein has product MSDAAEITDCIPGPTIPPDEVLSVTRFIAAPPSLCFAVWTDRSRLTEWWGPHGMKTPVVEMDLRPGGVFRTEMEAPDGQRYRYQAVFLEIAEPERIVFTDALLPGWRPAAQTFIVSMTTFEPEDGGTRYTGRALHWTEEDRKRHEAMGFHDGWGASADRFKALVERVAREGR; this is encoded by the coding sequence ATGAGCGACGCGGCCGAAATCACCGACTGCATCCCCGGTCCGACCATCCCGCCGGACGAGGTGTTGAGCGTCACCCGGTTCATCGCGGCGCCGCCGTCCCTGTGCTTCGCGGTCTGGACCGACCGCAGCCGGCTCACGGAGTGGTGGGGGCCGCACGGCATGAAGACGCCGGTCGTGGAGATGGACCTGCGCCCCGGCGGGGTCTTCCGGACCGAGATGGAGGCTCCGGACGGGCAGCGCTACCGCTACCAGGCCGTGTTCCTTGAGATCGCCGAGCCCGAGCGCATCGTCTTCACCGATGCCCTCCTGCCCGGTTGGCGGCCGGCGGCGCAGACCTTCATCGTGTCCATGACCACCTTCGAGCCGGAGGACGGCGGCACCCGCTACACGGGGCGCGCGCTGCACTGGACCGAGGAGGACCGCAAGCGCCACGAGGCCATGGGCTTCCACGACGGCTGGGGCGCGAGCGCCGACCGCTTCAAGGCGCTCGTCGAGCGCGTGGCCCGCGAAGGACGGTGA
- a CDS encoding RNA polymerase sigma factor has product MTGMALLDHALVSARPQALGALLRYFRDLDRAEEAFQEACLRALRTWPANGPPRDPVAWLVMVGRNAGLDGVRRRARETDLPEEDRISDLGDAEADLAERLDGSHYRDDVLRLMFVCAHPDLPATQQIALALRIVSGLTVPQIARAFLVGESAMEQRITRAKARVAAAGVPFEAPGPAERAERLGAVAAMLYLVFNEGYTTAATAGAAAGALADEAIRLARLLIRLFPAEPEIMGLCALMLLTRARTPARLDADGVSIPLEAQDRSRWDRGLIAEGLALVDKAMRHRRPGPYQIQAAIAALHARAPRFADTDWAEIELLYGALERMQPSPVITLNRAVVVARLRGPGPALAIVDPLEPKLAGYAYFHGARGAFLQQLGRARDAREAFDRAISLARSPAEATEIRAHIDRLVEEASMPAASTVS; this is encoded by the coding sequence ATGACCGGCATGGCGCTCCTGGACCATGCGCTCGTGTCGGCGCGGCCGCAGGCGCTCGGCGCGCTGCTCCGCTACTTCCGGGATCTCGACCGGGCCGAGGAGGCGTTCCAGGAGGCCTGCCTCAGGGCGCTCCGGACCTGGCCGGCGAACGGCCCCCCGCGCGACCCGGTCGCCTGGCTGGTCATGGTCGGCCGGAACGCGGGCCTCGACGGCGTGCGCCGCCGGGCGCGCGAGACGGACCTGCCGGAGGAGGACCGCATCTCCGATCTCGGCGACGCCGAGGCGGATCTCGCCGAGCGGCTCGACGGCTCCCACTATCGCGACGACGTCCTGCGGCTGATGTTCGTCTGCGCCCACCCGGACCTGCCGGCCACCCAGCAGATCGCGCTCGCCTTGCGCATCGTCTCGGGCCTGACCGTCCCGCAGATCGCCCGCGCCTTCCTGGTCGGCGAGAGCGCGATGGAGCAGCGGATCACCCGAGCCAAGGCGCGCGTCGCCGCCGCAGGCGTGCCGTTCGAGGCGCCGGGGCCGGCGGAGCGGGCGGAACGGCTCGGCGCGGTGGCGGCCATGCTCTACCTCGTCTTCAACGAAGGCTACACCACCGCCGCCACGGCCGGGGCCGCCGCCGGGGCGCTCGCCGACGAGGCGATCCGGCTCGCCCGCCTGCTGATCCGCCTGTTTCCGGCCGAGCCCGAGATCATGGGCCTCTGCGCCCTCATGCTTCTGACCCGGGCCCGGACGCCGGCACGGCTCGACGCCGACGGCGTGAGCATTCCCCTGGAGGCTCAGGACCGGTCGCGCTGGGACCGTGGCCTCATTGCCGAGGGACTGGCACTGGTCGACAAGGCCATGCGCCACCGGCGGCCCGGCCCCTACCAGATCCAGGCGGCCATCGCCGCGCTCCATGCGCGCGCGCCGCGCTTCGCGGACACGGACTGGGCGGAGATCGAGCTTCTCTACGGGGCGCTGGAACGGATGCAGCCGTCGCCGGTGATCACGCTCAACCGCGCCGTGGTGGTGGCGCGGCTGCGCGGCCCCGGCCCGGCGCTGGCGATCGTCGATCCACTGGAGCCGAAGCTCGCGGGCTACGCCTATTTCCACGGCGCCCGCGGCGCCTTCCTCCAGCAGCTCGGCCGGGCCCGGGACGCCCGCGAGGCCTTCGACCGGGCCATCTCGCTCGCCCGCTCGCCCGCGGAGGCGACCGAGATCCGCGCCCACATCGACCGGCTGGTCGAGGAGGCGTCCATGCCGGCCGCCTCGACGGTCTCCTGA
- a CDS encoding YciI family protein → MLYAILCYHSEDAVCSWSKEEDAAVMAKLGAVQERFAKAGKLGPVARLLPTTAATTLRKDREPPVVLDGPFAETKEQLLGFYVVDCKDLDEVLQFSRELAAVNPGGAYEVRPIGFFTDGGARP, encoded by the coding sequence ATGCTCTACGCGATCCTCTGCTACCATTCGGAAGATGCCGTCTGCTCCTGGTCCAAGGAGGAGGACGCCGCCGTGATGGCGAAGCTCGGCGCCGTCCAGGAGCGCTTCGCCAAGGCCGGCAAGCTCGGGCCGGTCGCGCGGCTCCTGCCGACCACGGCGGCCACCACGCTCAGGAAGGACCGCGAGCCGCCCGTCGTGCTGGACGGTCCCTTCGCCGAGACCAAGGAGCAGCTTCTCGGCTTCTATGTGGTCGATTGCAAGGACTTGGACGAAGTCCTTCAGTTCTCGCGCGAACTCGCCGCGGTCAATCCCGGCGGGGCCTACGAGGTCCGGCCGATCGGCTTCTTCACCGACGGGGGCGCGCGGCCATGA
- the queF gene encoding preQ(1) synthase, translating into MTTAFDPSTLQLGHETVYPKSPDEARLDRVPNPQADTLYLARFTVPEFTSLCPVTGQPDFAHLVIDYVPKDWLVESKSLKLYMTSFRNHGAFHEDCTVAIGRRLAGLLEPHWLRIGGYWYPRGGIPIDVFWQSGAPPAGVWIPDQGVASYRGRG; encoded by the coding sequence ATGACCACCGCCTTCGACCCCTCGACCCTTCAGCTCGGCCACGAGACGGTCTACCCGAAGTCGCCCGACGAGGCCCGGCTGGACCGGGTGCCGAACCCGCAGGCGGACACGCTCTACCTGGCGCGGTTCACGGTGCCGGAATTCACCTCGCTCTGCCCCGTCACGGGCCAACCGGACTTCGCGCACCTCGTCATCGACTACGTGCCGAAGGACTGGCTCGTGGAGTCGAAGTCGCTGAAGCTCTACATGACGAGCTTCCGCAACCATGGGGCCTTCCACGAGGACTGCACGGTGGCGATCGGCCGGCGTCTCGCGGGGCTCCTGGAGCCGCACTGGCTGCGGATCGGGGGCTACTGGTACCCGCGCGGCGGCATTCCGATCGACGTCTTCTGGCAGTCGGGCGCTCCGCCGGCGGGGGTCTGGATCCCGGACCAGGGCGTGGCGAGCTATCGCGGCCGGGGCTGA
- the eno gene encoding phosphopyruvate hydratase, which yields MTAIVDIVARQILDSRGNPTVEVDVRLEDGSLGRAAVPSGASTGAHEAVELRDGEKNVYLGKGVVRAVNAVNTEIFDAVGGMDAEEQIAIDQAMIDLDGTPNKARLGANAILGVSLAVAKAAAAASGLSLFRYVGGPNARLLPVPMMNIINGGVHADNPIDFQEFMIMPAGAPTFSDGLRMGAEIFHTLKKALKDAGHNTNVGDEGGFAPNLASATAALDFVMKAIEKAGYRPGEDVYLALDCASTEFFKNGAYHYEGEGVVRSPEAQAAYLADLCAHYPIISIEDGMSEDDWTGWKIVTDRIGTKVQLVGDDLFVTNSKRLREGIAKGVANSILVKVNQIGSLTETLDAVETAHKAHYTAVMSHRSGETEDSTIADLAVATNCGQIKTGSLARSDRLAKYNQLLRIEEALGTAARYAGKSVLKA from the coding sequence ATGACCGCCATCGTCGACATCGTCGCCCGCCAGATCCTCGACAGCCGCGGCAACCCGACGGTGGAGGTGGACGTGCGGCTGGAGGACGGCTCGCTCGGCCGCGCGGCGGTGCCCTCGGGCGCCTCGACCGGTGCCCATGAGGCGGTGGAGTTGCGCGACGGGGAGAAGAACGTCTACCTCGGCAAGGGCGTCGTGCGCGCCGTGAACGCCGTCAACACGGAGATCTTCGACGCGGTCGGCGGCATGGACGCCGAGGAGCAGATCGCCATCGACCAGGCCATGATCGACCTCGACGGCACGCCCAACAAGGCCCGCCTCGGCGCCAACGCGATCCTCGGCGTGTCGCTCGCCGTCGCCAAGGCGGCGGCCGCGGCCTCCGGCCTGTCGCTCTTCCGCTACGTGGGCGGCCCCAATGCCCGCCTGCTGCCGGTCCCGATGATGAACATCATCAACGGCGGCGTGCATGCGGACAACCCGATCGACTTCCAGGAATTCATGATCATGCCCGCCGGCGCGCCGACCTTCTCGGATGGGCTGCGCATGGGCGCCGAGATCTTCCACACGCTGAAGAAGGCCCTGAAGGACGCCGGCCACAACACCAACGTCGGCGACGAGGGCGGCTTCGCGCCGAACCTCGCCTCGGCCACCGCCGCGCTCGATTTCGTCATGAAGGCCATCGAGAAGGCCGGCTATCGGCCCGGCGAGGACGTCTACCTCGCCCTCGACTGCGCCTCGACGGAGTTCTTCAAGAACGGCGCCTACCACTACGAGGGCGAGGGTGTGGTCCGCTCCCCGGAGGCGCAGGCCGCCTACCTCGCCGACCTCTGCGCCCACTACCCGATCATCTCGATCGAGGACGGCATGTCGGAGGACGATTGGACGGGCTGGAAGATCGTCACCGACCGGATCGGCACCAAGGTGCAGCTCGTCGGCGACGACCTCTTCGTCACCAATTCCAAGCGCCTGCGCGAAGGCATCGCCAAGGGCGTCGCCAACTCGATCCTCGTCAAGGTCAACCAGATCGGCTCCCTGACCGAGACCCTCGACGCCGTCGAGACCGCCCACAAGGCCCACTATACGGCCGTCATGTCCCATCGCTCGGGAGAGACGGAGGACTCCACCATCGCCGACCTGGCGGTCGCCACCAACTGCGGGCAGATCAAGACCGGCTCGCTCGCCCGGTCCGACCGGCTCGCCAAGTACAACCAGCTTCTGCGCATCGAGGAAGCTCTCGGCACCGCCGCCCGTTACGCCGGCAAGTCCGTCCTGAAGGCCTGA
- a CDS encoding GNAT family N-acetyltransferase, protein MRLVAGTLNTDRILVARRGGEIAGLAGFVADGRGPFSISQEAWTREHGRIGGALRAAALAVARLASNPRRGDLYVEMLRARERKRGEGVGALLLQGLDAEARRLGKGRIRMFVDVRNAAGRRFYERHGYRLVRTLSLPVVGRLFHHGRVDLLVKTLDGPP, encoded by the coding sequence ATGCGGCTGGTCGCCGGGACGCTCAACACCGATCGGATCCTGGTCGCGCGCAGGGGCGGCGAGATCGCCGGGCTTGCCGGCTTCGTCGCCGACGGGCGGGGCCCCTTCTCGATTTCGCAGGAGGCATGGACCCGCGAGCATGGCCGGATCGGCGGCGCCCTGCGGGCGGCAGCCCTAGCCGTCGCGCGCCTCGCGTCCAATCCCCGCCGCGGCGACCTCTATGTGGAGATGCTTCGCGCCCGGGAACGCAAGCGCGGCGAAGGCGTCGGGGCCCTGCTGCTCCAGGGGCTCGACGCGGAGGCCCGCCGCCTCGGCAAGGGCCGGATCCGCATGTTCGTCGACGTCCGCAACGCCGCCGGCCGGCGCTTCTACGAGCGGCACGGCTACCGGCTGGTCCGCACCCTCAGCCTGCCGGTCGTCGGCCGGCTCTTCCATCACGGTCGGGTGGACCTGCTGGTCAAGACCCTGGACGGGCCGCCCTGA
- a CDS encoding DUF6600 domain-containing protein: protein MSLLRTALLGAVATILTIGPDGAWTGLDRSLPFAAAPAAAQPRDDDPLFYDQLQPHGVWSYHPRFGAVWAPADVDEYWRPYEDGRWVYTDEWGWYFQASNDWGDIVFHYGRWAYDNNWGWFWVPSDEWGPGWVSWRQGEGYVGWAPLGPENEDYAEDENYWSFAQGEDLADPNRELPSIIIRTAPEVAQIWGYTRFNGRPVVGRPRNAFIDIRAIERRNPRIVIKPQKVVFRVGYDRNNRPIGFRDRLPGGGVIRYERVRAAPGAPSAIVTAKILEGVRAGRYRADQPLVRRQIIEATREGRIKVRDGNPEVVERFRRDRPVDIRRDDPEVDRLIEAVRTGRLEADVQDRDRDRLRRREEDRRDGGPGRNDNGRPQIKDDNRRDDVRGPNLDPNNRALIGPDGRPVDRNRGPDGQPRNGAGPNRNEAVIGPDGRPVDRNRGPDGQPRNGAGPNRNEAVIGPDGRPVDRNRGPDGQPRNGAGPNRNEAVIGPDGRPVDRNRGPDGQPRNGAGPNRNEAVIGPDGRPVDRNRGPDANERNRGPIGPDGRPRDPNATFEFQGNRGPDGRPRGDGNPPNVQGNRGPDAGPNERNRGPDGLPRGARGDGNPPQFQGNRGPDAGPNERNRNPGAGPDERVRNPGGPDGQPRGARGDGNPPQFQGNRGPDAGPNERNRNPGAGPDERARNPGGPDGQPRGARGDGNPPQFQGNRAPDAGPNDRNRGPGAGPDERIRNPGGPDGQPRGVRNDGNPPQVQGNRGGGGDGGDRSRGQGVDGNRGQGGGGNDGERRRRDCQPGQPC, encoded by the coding sequence ATGTCGCTGCTCAGAACCGCGCTCTTGGGTGCGGTCGCCACCATCCTCACCATCGGCCCCGACGGCGCCTGGACGGGCCTCGACCGGTCCCTGCCCTTCGCGGCCGCCCCGGCCGCCGCCCAGCCGCGCGACGATGACCCCCTCTTCTACGACCAGCTGCAGCCCCATGGCGTCTGGTCCTACCATCCGCGCTTCGGGGCCGTGTGGGCGCCGGCCGACGTGGACGAGTACTGGCGTCCCTACGAGGACGGGCGGTGGGTCTACACCGACGAGTGGGGCTGGTACTTCCAGGCCTCGAACGACTGGGGCGACATCGTCTTCCACTACGGCCGCTGGGCCTATGACAACAACTGGGGCTGGTTCTGGGTGCCGAGCGACGAGTGGGGCCCGGGCTGGGTCAGCTGGCGCCAGGGCGAGGGCTATGTGGGCTGGGCGCCGCTCGGGCCGGAGAACGAGGACTACGCAGAGGACGAGAACTACTGGAGCTTCGCGCAGGGCGAGGATCTCGCCGATCCGAACCGCGAGCTGCCGTCGATCATCATCCGCACCGCCCCCGAGGTGGCCCAGATCTGGGGCTACACGCGCTTCAACGGGCGTCCGGTGGTCGGCCGTCCCCGCAACGCCTTTATCGACATCCGGGCGATCGAGCGCCGCAACCCGCGCATCGTCATCAAGCCGCAGAAGGTGGTATTCCGGGTCGGCTACGACCGCAACAACCGGCCGATCGGCTTTCGCGACCGCCTGCCGGGCGGCGGCGTGATCCGCTACGAGCGCGTTCGCGCCGCGCCGGGCGCGCCGAGCGCCATCGTGACCGCGAAGATCCTCGAGGGCGTCAGGGCCGGGCGCTACCGGGCCGACCAGCCGCTCGTCCGGCGCCAGATCATCGAAGCGACGCGTGAAGGCCGCATCAAGGTGCGCGACGGCAATCCGGAGGTCGTCGAGCGCTTCCGCCGGGACCGGCCGGTCGACATCCGCCGCGACGATCCGGAGGTCGACCGTCTGATCGAGGCCGTCCGCACCGGTCGGCTCGAGGCGGACGTCCAGGATCGGGACCGGGATCGGCTGCGCCGGCGCGAGGAGGATCGCCGCGACGGCGGTCCGGGCCGCAACGACAACGGACGCCCGCAGATCAAGGACGACAACCGCCGCGACGACGTGCGCGGCCCGAATTTGGACCCGAACAATCGGGCGCTGATCGGTCCGGACGGCCGTCCGGTCGACCGGAACCGCGGTCCCGACGGGCAGCCGCGCAACGGCGCCGGGCCGAACCGCAACGAAGCCGTGATCGGTCCGGACGGCCGTCCGGTCGACCGGAACCGCGGGCCAGACGGGCAGCCGCGCAACGGCGCCGGGCCGAACCGCAACGAAGCCGTGATCGGGCCGGACGGCCGCCCGGTCGACCGCAACCGCGGTCCCGACGGGCAGCCCCGCAACGGCGCCGGGCCGAACCGCAACGAGGCCGTGATCGGGCCGGACGGCCGCCCGGTCGACCGGAACCGCGGGCCAGACGGGCAGCCGCGCAACGGCGCCGGGCCGAATCGCAACGAAGCCGTGATCGGGCCGGACGGTCGCCCCGTCGACCGCAATCGCGGCCCCGACGCGAACGAGCGGAACCGCGGGCCGATCGGTCCCGACGGCCGCCCGCGCGACCCCAATGCCACCTTCGAGTTCCAGGGCAACCGCGGGCCGGACGGGCGTCCGCGCGGAGACGGCAATCCGCCCAATGTCCAGGGCAACCGCGGACCCGACGCCGGGCCGAACGAGCGCAATCGCGGGCCGGACGGCCTGCCGCGCGGCGCCCGCGGCGACGGCAACCCGCCCCAGTTCCAGGGCAACCGCGGCCCGGATGCCGGTCCGAACGAGCGCAACCGCAACCCGGGCGCCGGTCCGGACGAACGCGTCCGCAATCCCGGCGGGCCGGACGGCCAGCCGCGCGGGGCCCGCGGAGACGGCAATCCGCCTCAGTTCCAGGGCAACCGCGGCCCGGATGCCGGTCCGAACGAGCGCAACCGCAACCCGGGGGCCGGTCCGGACGAACGCGCCCGCAATCCGGGCGGGCCGGACGGCCAGCCGCGCGGCGCCCGGGGCGACGGCAATCCGCCCCAGTTCCAGGGGAACCGCGCGCCGGATGCCGGTCCGAACGACCGCAACCGCGGGCCGGGGGCGGGTCCGGACGAGCGGATCCGCAATCCGGGCGGGCCGGACGGCCAGCCGCGCGGCGTCCGCAACGACGGCAACCCGCCGCAGGTCCAGGGCAATCGGGGCGGCGGCGGCGACGGCGGGGACCGGTCGCGCGGCCAGGGCGTCGACGGGAACCGGGGCCAGGGCGGCGGCGGCAACGACGGCGAGCGCCGCCGGCGCGACTGCCAGCCCGGCCAGCCCTGCTGA